In Bos taurus isolate L1 Dominette 01449 registration number 42190680 breed Hereford chromosome 9, ARS-UCD2.0, whole genome shotgun sequence, a single genomic region encodes these proteins:
- the LOC112448013 gene encoding collagen alpha-1(I) chain → MTEGAEKGTGGERRAGLGAPRGGRGPRGTPPPTEGPPGMRGAARQGARREDGQGAKSGRGLGGRARVGPEERQAARLHSPSAPAGRPRRPSAARRRLQPGAAGKGRSRERGPGAEEAAPRRAAGRGHEEGRGGRGPGRPDVERSPLARLGRRPSNRGARGLCGRRRPRPGQHHPAAGPSHRRRSTATSAAEEPARNRRPASCPARPESMRSAPVPEGAPRAALPASHRSRPRPRPLAALPAAPSPRQARPRPPRPAPRPPRAVRSRASVPDPAQTEILRAVSTLSGSGSQTPARTGSWRQ, encoded by the coding sequence ATGACAGAGGGAGCGGAGAAGGGAACCGGCGGCGAGCGAAGAGCCGGCCTGGGGGCgcccagaggagggaggggacccAGGGGCACCCCGCCTCCCACGGAGGGGCCGCCGGGGATGAGGGGCGCGGCGCGGCAGGGAGCAAGACGCGAGGACGGGCAGGGGGCGAAGAGCGGCCGGGGGCTCGGGGGCCGCGCGAGGGTCGGGCCCGAGGAGCGGCAGGCAGCGCGGCTCCACAGCCCGAGCGCGCCCGCCGGCCGTCCCCGCCGACCTTCAGCGGCCCGGCGCCGGCTCCAACCCGGAGCGGCCGGGAAGGGCCGGAGCCGCGAGCGAGGACCGGGCGCAGAGGAGGCCGCTCCCCGCCGGGCCGCGGGGAGGGGACACGAAGAGGGTCGCGGGGGTCGCGGCCCGGGACGGCCGGACGTCGAGCGCTCACCTCTCGCCCGGCTCGGCCGCCGCCCGTCGAACCGAGGAGCCCGCGGTCTCTGTGGAAGGAGGCGGCCCCGCCCGGGTCAGCACCATCCCGCCGCGGGCCCCTCACATCGCCGTCGCAGCACCGCAACCTCCGCCGCTGAGGAGCCGGCTCGTAACCGCCGCCCGGCGAGCTGCCCCGCGCGGCCAGAGAGCATGCGCAGTGCGCCGGTGCCCGAGGGAGCGCCGCGGGCCGCGCTACCTGCGAGCCACAGGTCCCGGCCACGGCCCCGCCCCCTGGCCGCCCTGCCGGCCGCGCCCTCCCCTCGCCAGGCGAGGCCCCGCCCTCCCAGGCCtgcgccccgccccccgcgcgcGGTGCGCTCCCGGGCCTCGGTTCCAGACCCAGCGCAGACTGAGATTTTGAGAGCTGTGTCCACCCTATCGGGCTCAGGCTCCCAAACTCCCGCGAGAACGGGAAGTTGGCGTCAATAA